In Spiroplasma clarkii, the DNA window TATTTCTGCTTTCATTTTTTGATTCACTTATTTTATTAAGGCTCTTAAAAATATAGGTTCAGCCAACTATTTTGGGAGATGAAACATGTTTGATCCAAATTTTGTTGCAATCATAATGGGTTATGAGCTTGTTTTACTATTAGTATGTATTGGTTCAAATGCTTTGCTTTTCTATTGAATTACTAAAACTTTTAAAACAAAAAGTTACTCAGTGGTGAAAGCTGCTGGTTTAGCAACTAGTTCATTTTTTGCTATTATCTTATTTTTTGCTATTTTTGTTAATATCTTGGCGATAAGTACGAATTATTTTCACAATTTAAGTGTCTGGGCAGCCTTACTACTTCCTTCAACAATCATTGGTCTAATTGGTGGGATATTTATGATTAAAAATGCTGGGGTAGTTTATAGTGAGAGTTGTCCTGAAGTAAATGTTAGTTCTGAACTCAGAACAATAGTTTATCTAAACAACATTATCTACACCTGCTTTTTGGCATGTTTTATCATACCTCTACTTTGAGTAATTCCCATGCTGATTTATACAAAAAGAAATATTAATAGTGATAAAGACCATATTGTTTTTGGGGTTTGTATGATAATTTTTTTAAATATTTTTTCAGGTATTCTCTACTTGATCTCAATGAAGTATCCAGAAGTTTAGTTTTTAAAAATCACAAAAAAACAGCAATTAATTGCTGCTTTTTTTTACTCAAATGCTGATTTTGCATCATTGTAAAATTGTCTTAATTTGTCACATGATTTTTGAATACCTTCAAGTTCACTTGGTTCTAGTTTTCATTCAATTACTTGTTCAATTCCCTGAGAACCAATTACACAAGGTACACTAATGTAAATACCTTTTTGACCATACTCACCATTTAAATAAGCACCAACCATTAAAGTTAGTTTTGAATCCTCTAAAATTGAATCCACAATTCTAGTTAAACAGGCTCCAATTCCATAATATGTAGCTCTTTTTAACTCAATGATTTCATAAGCCAAGTTTGCAGCTTCATCTCGAACACTTTCAAGTTCTGCTCTTGAAATTTTACCTTCTTCAACATACTCATCAATGGTTTTACCCATCACAACAGATCTACTTCAAATTGCCACAGATGAATCACCATGCTCACCTAAAAGGTAAGCTTTAACTGACTTTGGAGCAACTCCAAGTTTTTCTCCTAAAAGTTTTCTCAATCTTGATGAATCTAGTGTAGTTCCTGATGAAATAACCTTGTTTGGTTCAAATCCAGTTACTTTTTGATAAACCATTATTAAAATATCAACCGGATTTGAAGCAATTAATGTGATACCACTAAATCCAGATCCTTTAACCTGAAGACCAATTTCTTTCATAATTTTTGCATTATCTTTAATCATATCTAAACGACTTTCCCCTGTTTTTTGGGGTCTTCCTGCTGTAATCACTACAACATCTGCATCACTACAATCTTGATAATTTCCTACCTTCATTGAACTAAAGGGTTTAGGTAATACTGAGTGAGAATCAGACAAGTCAATTACATTTCCTTCAGCAACATCCTCATTTACATCAATTAAAACATAATGTTGGGCAATTCCCTGGTTGATTGCTGAATAAACAAAACTTGTTCCAACAGCTCCACAACCAATTAAAACTATTTTTCTACCACTTATCATTTTTATCACTCCTCATCCTTATTGTATCGTCATTGCTAATTTTTAACTGAATAAGATTTTCCTAATTTAGTCTCTAAAAGAATATAAAAAAGCAGGATAAATCCTGCTTTTGCATTGTTTGCTATTTTTGAATCTTTTCTGCTCTTTGAGCTGCCAAGATTTCACGCATATGTGGTTTAATAACTTCTTGTTCACCACCATATACTACATGAACACTATCACCTTTAGCAATAATTCCTGTAGCTCCTCCCAGAGACATGATTCCATCTTTATTTACTATTGATGAATCAACCACTGTTAGACGAAGTCTTGAAGCACAAGAATCAACAGCTTTAATGTTAGCTTCACCACCTAAAAATTCAATGATTTTTGTAGCTTTAGCAATTTGATCTTCAGATTTTGAAGATTTACCACCTTTTTTAGCTTTGAAATCTGCTTTTTTAAATAGTTGAGCTTCACCACTTGAAGTGTCTCTTCCTGGAACCATAACTTTTCCATATTTAACAGCAAAGTAGAAGGCAAAGAAGTAGCATGGTGCCATCAACGCTGCAATTCATAATGCATGGTATCAGTTTGTTCCCATTTGGTTAGGAACTAGTCCAAAGACAATAAAGTCAATGAATCCTCCTGAAACAGTCATAGTAATATGCACTTGCATTAATCCCATTAATAAGAATGAAATTGATGCTAATGGCATA includes these proteins:
- a CDS encoding L-lactate dehydrogenase, translated to MISGRKIVLIGCGAVGTSFVYSAINQGIAQHYVLIDVNEDVAEGNVIDLSDSHSVLPKPFSSMKVGNYQDCSDADVVVITAGRPQKTGESRLDMIKDNAKIMKEIGLQVKGSGFSGITLIASNPVDILIMVYQKVTGFEPNKVISSGTTLDSSRLRKLLGEKLGVAPKSVKAYLLGEHGDSSVAIWSRSVVMGKTIDEYVEEGKISRAELESVRDEAANLAYEIIELKRATYYGIGACLTRIVDSILEDSKLTLMVGAYLNGEYGQKGIYISVPCVIGSQGIEQVIEWKLEPSELEGIQKSCDKLRQFYNDAKSAFE